One window of Nostoc sp. NIES-3756 genomic DNA carries:
- a CDS encoding Tn3 family transposase, which translates to MGFLTLEQRQRYGRYESEPTPMQLARYFHLDDTDFDSVLIRRGNHNRLGFALQLVSVRFLGTFLENPLDVPLGVITHLATQLEISDIECLPRYLERSVTHWEHQSEIQQRYGYRDVSGQPGHWQLVRWLYGRAWVGSESPSVLFDLVTARLVEQKILLPGVTVLERLVASVRERTAKRLWQILAKIPSKEQCSKLEALLVPDEKTWYTPLDQLRRSPTRYSAPALVNALNRLVKVRSLGINALNFSGIPASRLKALARHAATIRVQAIARMPFERRIATLLAFIHTLEAEAADDTLDVLELLIKDLLSKSVRDGKKERLRTIKDLDAAALRLGTACAVILDPNCEDKSVREVIFQLIPQEKLQASVSKVEELARPPEDDYYPELLKRWTIVRRFLPSLLRTIDFQATKAGQSILKAVEFLKSIEKKANPKMDNAPLNGITKGWLQLIVQPNADIDRRAYTFCTLERLCEGLRRRELFITPSIRWSNPHAKLLQGRDWESARPQVCRALNLQPTPEAELSKLKQQLDEAFHRTANNLPSNAAVRVEPNKKGRDTLTVTNLDKLEEPASLKALKILVAELLPRVDLPEALLEIHAKTGFMDEFNHGSQDSSRVTDLHISVCAVLIAQSCNIGLKPVTRADIPALTRNRLAWIQQNYLRSETLKSANARLVDAQTQIPLAQTWGGGEVASADGLRFVVPVQTLNSGPNSKYFGRGRGITYYNFTSDQFTGFHGLVVPGTLRDSLVVLVGLLEQQTSLRPKEIMTDTSGYSDVIFGLFWLLGYQFSPRMADVGEARFWRLDSEADYGVLNGIAWQRVNTSFIENYWDDMLRVAGSLKFGTVSATDIMRTLYRGEKPSVLGRAIGELGRIAKTLYLLNYVDDEAYRRRILTQLNRGEGRHGLARVIFHGQKGELRQRYREGQEDQLSALGLVVNALVLWNTYYMDAALSSIALQQSINQEDVARLSPLGHSHINMLGRYHFSLPLAVMQGEMRSLRDPNDPNEQDD; encoded by the coding sequence ATGGGATTCCTTACTCTTGAACAGCGACAACGCTACGGACGCTATGAGTCGGAACCAACACCAATGCAATTGGCTCGCTACTTCCATCTTGATGATACAGATTTTGATAGTGTTCTAATTCGACGTGGAAATCATAACCGTCTGGGTTTTGCCTTACAGTTAGTTAGCGTCAGGTTTTTGGGAACTTTTTTGGAAAATCCCCTTGATGTTCCGCTTGGTGTAATCACTCACCTAGCCACTCAGTTAGAAATCTCAGATATCGAGTGTTTGCCACGCTACCTTGAGCGTTCCGTAACCCATTGGGAGCATCAGAGCGAGATTCAACAACGCTATGGCTATCGAGATGTTAGCGGGCAACCAGGACACTGGCAATTGGTTCGTTGGCTGTACGGACGTGCCTGGGTTGGTTCAGAGAGTCCGAGTGTTTTATTTGACTTGGTGACAGCAAGGTTGGTTGAACAGAAAATCCTTTTACCTGGAGTTACAGTTCTGGAGCGTCTGGTTGCCAGTGTCCGGGAGCGGACAGCGAAGAGGCTGTGGCAAATTTTAGCTAAAATTCCTTCAAAGGAACAATGCTCAAAGCTTGAGGCCTTACTAGTACCCGATGAGAAAACTTGGTACACACCACTTGACCAATTACGGCGGTCGCCAACTCGTTACAGCGCTCCCGCTTTAGTCAATGCTTTGAACCGTTTAGTTAAAGTGCGTTCCCTTGGGATCAACGCCTTAAATTTCTCTGGTATTCCAGCCAGCAGATTAAAAGCTCTTGCTCGCCATGCAGCAACAATTCGAGTTCAGGCGATTGCCAGGATGCCGTTTGAGCGGAGAATTGCGACTCTACTTGCCTTTATTCACACCCTGGAAGCGGAGGCTGCTGATGATACCCTCGATGTGCTGGAATTGTTGATCAAGGATTTACTCTCTAAGTCAGTGCGGGATGGAAAAAAGGAAAGGTTACGCACGATAAAAGACCTAGATGCCGCAGCTTTGCGATTGGGTACAGCCTGTGCAGTTATACTTGACCCCAATTGTGAAGATAAAAGTGTGCGTGAAGTTATTTTTCAACTTATTCCTCAAGAGAAGTTACAAGCGTCTGTGTCCAAGGTGGAAGAACTAGCCAGACCACCAGAAGATGACTATTACCCAGAACTGTTGAAGCGTTGGACAATTGTTCGCAGATTTCTCCCCTCACTGCTACGGACAATTGATTTTCAAGCTACCAAGGCTGGTCAGTCAATTCTCAAGGCTGTGGAATTTCTCAAAAGTATTGAAAAGAAAGCAAATCCCAAGATGGATAATGCTCCACTCAATGGCATTACTAAAGGCTGGCTGCAATTAATTGTACAACCTAATGCAGATATCGACCGTCGCGCTTACACTTTCTGTACCTTAGAGCGATTGTGTGAGGGATTGCGCCGTCGAGAACTGTTTATCACCCCCAGTATCCGTTGGAGCAATCCCCATGCCAAATTACTACAAGGAAGAGACTGGGAATCAGCCCGACCACAAGTTTGTCGTGCATTGAACCTGCAACCAACACCCGAAGCGGAACTGTCTAAGTTGAAACAGCAACTCGATGAAGCATTTCATCGTACTGCCAATAATCTGCCCAGCAATGCAGCAGTACGGGTCGAACCTAACAAAAAAGGGCGTGATACCTTAACAGTAACTAACCTGGATAAGTTGGAAGAACCTGCCAGCTTGAAAGCTCTCAAAATACTGGTAGCAGAACTACTCCCCCGTGTGGATTTGCCAGAAGCCTTACTGGAAATCCATGCCAAAACCGGGTTTATGGATGAATTTAACCACGGTAGTCAGGATAGCTCACGAGTAACTGATTTACACATTAGTGTCTGTGCAGTGCTAATAGCTCAAAGTTGCAACATCGGGTTGAAGCCAGTTACCCGCGCAGATATCCCAGCCCTAACTCGTAATCGACTGGCTTGGATACAGCAAAACTACCTTCGTTCTGAAACCTTAAAGAGTGCTAATGCGCGGTTGGTTGATGCTCAAACTCAGATTCCATTGGCGCAGACTTGGGGTGGGGGAGAAGTCGCATCAGCAGATGGATTGCGTTTTGTGGTGCCTGTGCAGACACTAAATTCAGGCCCAAATAGCAAATATTTTGGTCGGGGTCGGGGTATTACTTACTACAACTTTACCTCAGACCAGTTTACAGGTTTTCACGGTTTGGTTGTTCCAGGAACGCTGCGTGACTCTCTGGTTGTGTTGGTTGGGCTTTTGGAGCAACAGACTTCTCTTCGTCCAAAGGAGATTATGACTGACACAAGCGGCTATAGTGATGTGATCTTCGGTCTTTTCTGGCTACTGGGCTACCAGTTCAGCCCCCGAATGGCTGATGTAGGGGAGGCTCGCTTTTGGCGTTTGGACTCCGAAGCCGATTATGGCGTTCTCAATGGAATAGCATGGCAACGGGTCAATACCTCTTTTATTGAGAATTATTGGGATGACATGCTGCGAGTTGCAGGTTCTTTAAAGTTTGGAACCGTGAGCGCAACAGATATTATGCGAACTTTATACCGAGGTGAAAAACCTTCTGTTCTGGGTCGGGCGATTGGGGAGTTGGGGCGTATAGCCAAAACTTTGTACCTATTAAACTATGTCGATGATGAGGCTTATCGTCGTCGAATTTTGACTCAGCTAAATCGGGGTGAAGGACGGCATGGGCTTGCCAGAGTTATATTTCATGGTCAAAAGGGAGAGTTGCGCCAACGTTATCGGGAAGGACAAGAAGACCAACTTTCAGCTTTGGGATTGGTCGTCAATGCTTTGGTACTATGGAATACATATTATATGGATGCTGCACTTAGCTCTATTGCCTTACAACAGAGCATAAATCAAGAAGATGTAGCGCGGCTATCGCCTTTGGGACATTCCCACATCAATATGTTGGGACGTTATCATTTCTCTTTGCCTCTTGCAGTTATGCAAGGGGAAATGCGTTCGCTACGTGATCCAAATGACCCTAACGAACAGGATGATTAA
- a CDS encoding tetratricopeptide repeat protein, with protein sequence MNNFDNFDDSEKEVPQKVKMTPPAESVLTGIAIDIATVNSIQPLWKRSHYRAVINWLTKYDSQPNASNLDKVKGYIEAFYHLCEVEDWEKAWQIMLTVLITPTKEQLHNQLCTWGYYQERANIYKKLLDKLLPRFNAVILNGLGTSYDALGDYKEAIGYLEQGLKVMQEIQNFQGEAAVFINLANVYHCLADYQKAIIYLKKAMTLAQVLSDSLVEVKATGGLGNNYYRLGEFKQASNYFQQALILARNINDVQTEGTTLENLGNIYRVQGYYDKAIEYYQQSIIIAQKISNRQLEAQILGNLGTVYGSIGDIQQALSHHKHRLDLAQEMRDLLGEGTALRNLGYAYFLLRKYDKSINHLQQSLAVAKKIGALKLQVSALSTLGIVLTQVENYSEALKYLQAGLTICQKINSLVDKAFILKGLAYIYLKLGQHNLSLEFCDEALSIAININLPLQKHCRILKQYLESVQ encoded by the coding sequence ATGAATAATTTTGATAATTTTGACGATTCAGAAAAAGAAGTTCCCCAAAAGGTTAAAATGACACCTCCCGCAGAGTCTGTGCTAACAGGTATTGCTATAGATATAGCAACAGTAAACTCTATTCAGCCACTTTGGAAACGCAGCCATTACAGAGCTGTTATCAACTGGTTAACGAAATACGATTCCCAACCTAACGCCTCAAATCTAGACAAAGTAAAAGGCTACATTGAAGCATTCTATCATCTTTGCGAAGTGGAAGATTGGGAAAAAGCTTGGCAAATTATGTTGACTGTCCTGATTACTCCTACGAAAGAACAATTACATAATCAACTTTGTACTTGGGGATATTATCAAGAACGGGCTAATATATACAAAAAGCTGCTAGATAAACTGTTGCCAAGATTTAATGCTGTTATTTTGAATGGATTAGGAACTTCATATGATGCTCTAGGAGATTATAAAGAAGCAATTGGTTATCTGGAGCAAGGCTTAAAAGTTATGCAGGAAATTCAAAATTTCCAAGGCGAAGCAGCAGTCTTTATAAATTTGGCAAATGTCTATCACTGTTTAGCAGACTATCAAAAGGCAATTATCTATTTAAAAAAAGCTATGACTCTTGCACAGGTTCTTTCAGATTCTTTGGTAGAGGTGAAAGCTACAGGGGGATTAGGAAACAATTACTATCGTCTAGGAGAGTTTAAGCAAGCAAGCAATTACTTTCAGCAAGCATTAATACTTGCACGAAACATAAATGATGTTCAAACTGAGGGGACAACGCTAGAAAATTTGGGTAATATTTACCGTGTACAAGGATATTATGATAAAGCAATTGAATACTATCAGCAATCTATAATTATAGCGCAAAAAATTAGTAATCGTCAATTAGAAGCACAAATATTAGGAAATTTGGGTACTGTTTATGGTTCTATTGGAGACATCCAGCAAGCTCTTTCACATCATAAACACCGTTTAGATTTGGCACAAGAAATGAGAGATTTATTAGGGGAGGGAACTGCCTTAAGAAATTTAGGATATGCTTACTTCTTATTGAGAAAATATGATAAATCAATTAATCACCTGCAACAGAGCTTGGCTGTAGCGAAGAAGATTGGAGCTTTAAAATTACAAGTGAGTGCTTTGTCTACATTGGGGATAGTTCTGACACAAGTTGAGAATTATTCAGAAGCTTTAAAATATTTACAGGCTGGATTAACAATTTGCCAAAAAATAAATAGTCTTGTGGATAAGGCTTTTATTCTCAAAGGCTTGGCGTACATATACTTAAAATTAGGGCAGCATAATTTATCTCTTGAATTTTGTGATGAGGCATTGTCAATTGCTATAAATATAAACCTTCCTCTACAAAAACACTGTAGAATATTAAAGCAATACTTAGAAAGTGTTCAATAA
- a CDS encoding phosphorylase family protein — MATLRAVILTAIPVEYIAVRSHLVDLEEETHPQGTIYERGKFITNSKTWEVGIVEIGAGNAGAALEAERAIAYFNPSVILFVGVAGGIKDVTLGDVVAATKVYGYESGKVRLKFEPRPDVGLSAYNLIQRAKAEARRTDWLQRLNLGTNHAPHVLVAPIAAGEKVVASSKSSVFKFLRSNYGDAIAVEMEGRGLLQAAHANQQVSALVIRGISDLIDGKSEADQAGFQEIAACNASAFAFEVLAKLDVNEVSNTNSSSKDSTKPISPNFFAYDDAWVGRESLIQDLSRRVRQSCRLLILVGITGIGKTALGERLAVELSDWFDDDWTKFHQENFDNQEQTSDFASVAARWLEKWGELITPEDRKDTQRLLHRLVRHLQENRYLVQIDSLENILQGNEEEGWSDFKDEWWVRFFQSLLAADSCQSCIILTSQDLPAQIPTIGTRYQNFWYCQPLSGLEETEQLALFEKTGLDVGTQSVGKPYLQRIGRAYEGHPLALRVIAGEIRNQPFDGNVVAYWNQYGREVEEVEKAIEEAKTKGITASADDKFNLHRYTRELRRRVRVRLEKTFERLKTDVRYAYILLCEASVYRCPVQEDFWLSHLEDWDRDEEEQQIALDALRDRFLVEEVVENNQCLLRQHNLIRGVSLEHLRKLDDDNE; from the coding sequence ATGGCTACGCTCCGTGCGGTTATACTCACTGCTATTCCCGTAGAATACATAGCTGTTCGCAGCCATCTGGTTGACCTGGAAGAGGAAACCCATCCCCAAGGAACAATTTATGAGCGCGGCAAATTTATCACCAACAGTAAAACGTGGGAAGTGGGCATTGTTGAGATTGGTGCAGGTAACGCAGGAGCAGCATTGGAAGCAGAAAGGGCGATCGCCTATTTTAATCCCAGTGTCATACTTTTCGTAGGAGTTGCTGGAGGCATTAAAGATGTAACCCTTGGCGATGTGGTAGCTGCAACAAAAGTATACGGTTATGAGTCAGGTAAAGTAAGACTCAAATTTGAACCCAGACCAGATGTCGGACTATCTGCATATAACCTCATACAGCGAGCTAAGGCTGAAGCAAGAAGAACAGACTGGCTGCAAAGATTAAATTTAGGTACAAATCACGCTCCCCATGTTTTGGTAGCACCCATAGCTGCCGGAGAAAAAGTCGTGGCCTCAAGCAAATCCAGCGTTTTTAAGTTTCTCCGGTCAAACTATGGTGATGCGATAGCCGTAGAGATGGAGGGGCGAGGCTTACTGCAAGCAGCCCATGCCAATCAGCAAGTATCCGCACTGGTTATCCGTGGTATTTCTGACCTAATTGATGGCAAGAGTGAGGCAGATCAGGCTGGGTTTCAAGAAATTGCAGCCTGCAATGCCAGTGCCTTTGCTTTTGAGGTGTTGGCAAAGCTGGATGTAAATGAGGTTAGTAATACAAATTCCAGCAGTAAAGATTCTACTAAACCTATTTCTCCCAACTTTTTTGCTTACGATGATGCCTGGGTTGGTCGGGAAAGTCTCATTCAAGATTTGAGTCGTCGGGTTCGGCAGTCATGTCGCTTACTCATACTTGTGGGAATTACTGGTATTGGTAAAACGGCTTTAGGGGAAAGATTAGCCGTAGAGTTATCAGACTGGTTTGATGATGATTGGACGAAATTTCACCAGGAGAATTTTGATAACCAGGAGCAAACCTCCGATTTTGCTAGTGTCGCAGCAAGGTGGCTGGAGAAGTGGGGAGAACTAATTACGCCGGAAGACCGTAAAGATACCCAGCGATTACTGCATCGATTAGTGAGACATCTGCAAGAAAATCGCTATTTGGTGCAGATTGATTCTTTGGAAAATATTTTACAGGGGAATGAAGAGGAAGGATGGAGTGATTTTAAAGATGAGTGGTGGGTGCGATTTTTTCAAAGCTTGCTGGCAGCAGATTCTTGCCAAAGTTGTATTATTCTAACTTCGCAAGATTTACCAGCGCAGATCCCAACAATAGGAACAAGGTATCAAAATTTTTGGTATTGTCAACCTTTAAGTGGGCTGGAAGAAACAGAACAGTTGGCGTTATTCGAGAAAACGGGGTTAGATGTTGGTACACAATCAGTAGGTAAACCTTATTTACAAAGGATTGGACGTGCCTATGAAGGTCATCCTTTAGCGTTGCGGGTAATAGCTGGAGAAATTAGAAATCAGCCTTTTGACGGTAATGTTGTAGCTTACTGGAATCAGTACGGACGTGAAGTAGAAGAGGTTGAGAAGGCGATTGAGGAAGCGAAGACTAAGGGAATAACAGCATCAGCAGATGACAAGTTTAACCTGCATCGATATACGCGCGAGTTACGAAGACGTGTGCGAGTCAGACTAGAAAAGACGTTTGAGCGGTTGAAAACAGATGTTCGCTATGCCTACATATTGCTGTGCGAAGCTTCGGTGTACCGTTGTCCAGTACAAGAGGATTTTTGGTTGTCACATTTGGAGGATTGGGATCGAGATGAAGAGGAACAGCAGATTGCACTGGATGCGTTGCGCGATCGCTTTTTAGTCGAAGAAGTTGTTGAAAACAATCAATGCTTGTTAAGGCAGCATAATTTAATCAGGGGTGTGTCACTTGAACATCTAAGAAAACTGGATGACGATAATGAATAA
- a CDS encoding PIN domain-containing protein — protein sequence MPRAVILTSHSIDYQAICNHLSNCEEETHPEGTVYEFGQFSVDGQIWEVAIAEIDNNNDSAASETERVIRHFQPEVVILLSPATGIKDVKAGDVVVATKVYGYESGKAEDEFFPRPEAAKPSYSLKERAKSVKRKSDWLNRILDKTLNISSDVFLAAIASGNKEVGDQRATLINFLHSNYNDALAVKNVAFGFLKTAEANEHIMALTVHGISRTIDISPEKNLVNFRNVAAQNACAFIFEILAKFKIENAETTERYRGVVVENINSEQLIAKIGQKLDLASSNNTDEYHTEIEYARKLINQGNLQQAVNYLNELKVKLWYKSDKILKYRLLANLGMARLGLDETSEAAKCFLEAKQYNPESDQALALAAMGYVFQKDYNKAENLINQAIQKNPANELAYSLRIQITPVTESIDSIIEQIPPAYRDSLDVLVALGDVAERRNLDEKAEQWWQLALNKDNSSNLNIVKVALGATLTKRVIQKYPLAFTGQLSEAEKQNLERAINLFTEVLGGQYVNPNNLSPLEFDALTNRSGALRLLKKYDDAVRDIKIALQKEPNNSYCIKQRALLAHEQGNDEVAYNYLESIIDSPDFPEIPLLAAELLIGISRWNEAKNVLNKFIARNNIPSNLKQNAKHLKFDLLMLSGDNENAKLVLEELINEAPGSVITISQQIRFYKHIGAEEKIPSLIEQAKAGLLSNNFLPYQLVFAEQLYSWQYYRDAAEIYEQFVDKNLNNKLTHKLLYSYYYSGNYKTALEICEQLLNKYGSLNSVSEIAAYIYDNIGDADNVIRVCKAYLEIFPSDTVMQLRLAVANYDKRNYDELDDFLDSKPSIETLNLVGCQQLAKLLKVRNKIDYFLEVIYEMRRRFSDNGQVHAFYQISYMEGRKIQPKIKEFSKVEDGCGVLLESESSSEEWFIIEDREDASSDRKEINSKHPLFQALIDKKCGDEVVIVEDSFGRNTRKILAIVEKYFAAGKQSFDLLDNFPNIKGFRTVSIPMNGDEISLDWIQHLYKLLQDRQNNSNRLYQIYQNKEIPFGAFAIALNRSPLQLWYGLISRNDTYIHTWSNFQYEKFENSLSILQKGGLVVIDPISLITLYQLGVANYVVAVLGKFGIAQSAVNLFQGMVEDAQGFNREGFSNLGIEQGQLTREEIKPEQVDQVKNYFQQIVNWVYNNCLVIPCRRALDINIDERSELNEIIGLAFVDTVLIAEEAGRILYCDDQWLRWYAQSKGVQGVWTQVVLNYCLLQQNTNEVLYRKTTIQLVLWGYNYTIVDAETLMEGARLANWKVEPSYTSVVKVLADKQTSEEYITAVAAEFLYKLYSETIIPDTRHSLIFHLLNIITTGRSQTRTINQLIDQLNLIIQRKPIILPTFQHEISQIIKIWQDIQPIIT from the coding sequence ATGCCCCGCGCAGTTATTCTTACATCTCATTCTATAGATTACCAAGCTATTTGTAATCATTTAAGTAACTGCGAGGAAGAAACACACCCCGAAGGTACTGTTTACGAGTTTGGGCAATTTTCTGTAGATGGGCAAATATGGGAAGTAGCGATCGCAGAAATTGATAACAATAACGATAGTGCAGCTTCAGAGACAGAACGGGTGATTCGGCACTTTCAGCCAGAAGTTGTTATTTTACTCAGTCCTGCCACTGGTATTAAGGATGTTAAAGCTGGTGATGTAGTAGTTGCTACAAAAGTTTATGGTTATGAATCAGGTAAGGCAGAGGATGAATTTTTCCCACGCCCAGAAGCAGCAAAACCATCCTATAGCCTTAAAGAAAGAGCTAAATCAGTAAAGCGAAAATCTGATTGGCTAAATCGGATACTCGATAAAACATTAAATATAAGTTCTGATGTTTTTCTAGCAGCAATTGCATCTGGAAATAAGGAAGTTGGTGATCAACGAGCAACACTTATAAATTTTTTACACTCTAATTATAATGATGCTCTAGCAGTTAAAAACGTTGCATTTGGTTTTCTGAAAACTGCTGAAGCTAATGAGCATATTATGGCGCTTACAGTGCATGGTATCTCTAGGACGATTGATATCAGTCCTGAAAAGAATTTAGTCAATTTTAGAAATGTTGCCGCACAAAATGCCTGTGCATTCATTTTTGAGATTTTAGCAAAATTTAAGATAGAAAATGCAGAAACAACGGAGCGTTATCGAGGGGTTGTAGTAGAAAATATTAATAGTGAACAACTGATTGCTAAGATAGGGCAAAAATTGGATTTAGCTTCTTCAAATAATACAGATGAGTATCATACTGAAATTGAGTATGCAAGAAAATTGATTAATCAAGGCAACCTTCAGCAAGCGGTTAACTATCTAAATGAGTTAAAGGTAAAGCTATGGTACAAATCAGATAAAATACTTAAATACCGCCTACTGGCTAATTTGGGAATGGCAAGGTTAGGGCTAGATGAAACGAGCGAAGCGGCGAAATGTTTCTTGGAAGCTAAACAGTATAACCCAGAAAGTGATCAAGCCTTAGCATTAGCAGCTATGGGTTATGTTTTCCAGAAAGATTACAATAAAGCTGAAAATCTAATTAATCAAGCAATACAGAAAAATCCTGCAAATGAACTAGCATATTCTCTGCGTATTCAGATTACTCCTGTTACAGAATCCATTGATTCAATTATAGAACAGATACCTCCTGCATACCGCGACAGTCTTGATGTTTTAGTAGCACTGGGAGATGTTGCTGAGAGACGTAATTTAGATGAAAAAGCAGAACAGTGGTGGCAATTAGCATTGAATAAAGACAATAGTAGCAATCTTAATATTGTCAAAGTTGCGCTGGGAGCCACCTTAACAAAACGTGTAATTCAAAAATACCCACTTGCCTTTACTGGACAATTAAGTGAAGCTGAGAAGCAAAACCTAGAACGAGCCATCAACTTATTTACTGAGGTTTTAGGAGGACAATATGTAAATCCAAATAACCTCTCTCCTTTAGAATTTGATGCTTTAACCAATCGTTCTGGTGCTTTGAGATTACTGAAAAAGTATGATGATGCAGTTCGTGATATTAAAATAGCACTCCAAAAAGAACCTAACAATAGTTATTGTATCAAACAAAGAGCTTTGCTGGCACATGAACAGGGGAATGATGAAGTAGCTTACAATTATTTAGAATCTATTATAGATAGTCCTGATTTCCCAGAAATACCTCTCTTAGCTGCTGAATTATTAATAGGAATAAGCCGTTGGAATGAAGCAAAAAACGTTCTCAATAAGTTTATAGCTAGAAATAATATCCCTAGTAATCTTAAGCAAAATGCTAAACATCTTAAATTTGATTTATTGATGTTGAGTGGAGATAATGAAAATGCAAAACTTGTACTTGAGGAGTTGATTAACGAAGCTCCAGGCAGTGTAATCACAATTTCTCAGCAAATTCGGTTCTATAAGCATATAGGTGCTGAAGAAAAAATTCCATCATTAATCGAACAGGCAAAAGCCGGACTCCTTTCCAATAATTTTCTTCCCTATCAACTTGTATTTGCAGAGCAGCTATATTCATGGCAATATTATCGAGATGCTGCTGAAATATACGAGCAGTTTGTTGATAAAAACTTAAACAATAAGTTAACGCATAAATTACTGTATTCTTACTACTATTCTGGTAACTATAAAACTGCTCTGGAAATTTGCGAGCAACTCCTCAACAAATATGGTTCCTTAAATTCTGTCTCTGAGATAGCTGCCTATATTTATGACAATATTGGTGATGCAGACAATGTTATCCGAGTCTGCAAAGCATACCTCGAAATTTTTCCCAGTGATACAGTAATGCAATTGCGATTAGCAGTTGCCAATTATGACAAACGTAATTACGATGAACTAGACGATTTTCTGGATTCAAAACCGAGTATTGAAACTTTGAATTTGGTAGGATGCCAACAACTAGCGAAGTTGCTCAAAGTTAGAAATAAAATAGATTACTTCTTGGAAGTTATTTATGAAATGAGACGACGCTTCTCCGATAATGGACAAGTCCACGCTTTCTATCAAATATCTTATATGGAGGGGAGAAAAATTCAACCTAAAATCAAAGAATTTAGTAAGGTAGAGGACGGATGCGGAGTTCTTTTAGAAAGTGAGTCTAGTAGTGAGGAATGGTTTATAATTGAAGACCGGGAAGATGCTAGTTCTGATCGTAAAGAAATCAATTCTAAACATCCACTTTTTCAAGCTTTAATTGATAAAAAATGTGGAGATGAAGTAGTTATAGTAGAAGATAGCTTTGGGCGCAATACTCGTAAGATTTTAGCTATTGTAGAGAAGTATTTTGCAGCAGGTAAGCAAAGCTTTGATTTATTGGATAATTTTCCTAATATCAAAGGGTTCCGTACTGTTAGCATTCCCATGAATGGAGATGAAATTTCCTTAGACTGGATACAGCATCTCTATAAGTTACTGCAAGATAGGCAGAATAATTCTAATCGTTTATACCAAATTTATCAGAATAAAGAAATTCCTTTTGGAGCATTCGCAATTGCTTTAAATCGTTCTCCACTGCAACTGTGGTATGGGCTAATTTCTAGAAATGATACTTACATCCATACTTGGTCAAATTTTCAATACGAAAAATTTGAAAACTCTTTATCTATCCTCCAAAAAGGAGGTTTAGTAGTAATTGATCCCATTTCTCTGATTACTTTATATCAATTAGGCGTAGCCAATTATGTAGTAGCAGTTTTAGGAAAATTTGGTATTGCTCAATCCGCAGTCAATTTATTTCAAGGAATGGTTGAGGATGCACAAGGTTTTAATAGAGAAGGTTTTTCAAATTTAGGAATTGAACAGGGACAACTTACAAGAGAAGAAATTAAGCCAGAACAAGTTGATCAAGTTAAAAACTATTTTCAGCAAATTGTTAATTGGGTGTATAACAATTGTTTAGTTATTCCTTGTCGGAGAGCATTAGATATCAATATAGATGAGCGGAGCGAACTAAATGAGATTATTGGATTAGCATTTGTTGATACTGTGTTAATTGCAGAAGAAGCTGGCAGAATATTATACTGTGATGACCAATGGTTGCGTTGGTATGCACAGTCTAAAGGAGTCCAGGGTGTTTGGACACAGGTTGTACTAAATTACTGTCTACTACAGCAAAATACTAATGAGGTACTTTACCGTAAAACAACTATACAATTGGTACTCTGGGGATACAATTACACAATTGTCGATGCTGAAACTTTGATGGAAGGAGCTAGACTAGCTAATTGGAAAGTAGAGCCAAGTTACACCTCTGTTGTCAAGGTTCTTGCAGATAAGCAAACTTCAGAAGAATACATAACAGCAGTTGCAGCTGAGTTCCTATATAAACTCTACAGTGAAACAATAATTCCTGACACTAGGCATTCATTAATCTTTCATTTGTTGAATATTATAACAACTGGCCGTTCGCAGACACGTACCATTAATCAACTGATTGACCAACTTAACCTAATAATTCAGAGAAAACCTATTATCCTACCTACATTTCAGCATGAAATTTCGCAGATAATAAAAATCTGGCAAGACATTCAGCCGATTATTACTTAA